A window of Apium graveolens cultivar Ventura chromosome 8, ASM990537v1, whole genome shotgun sequence contains these coding sequences:
- the LOC141676565 gene encoding 16 kDa phloem protein 1-like: MVTGVMEVTLVKARGLKNTHFIFGGKIDPYVVIRYNNQEHRSSVAKGQGSTPVWNEKIAFRVEYPGAGPDDEHKLLLSIMDKDTVSADDFLGQSTIYLKDLFELGVEKGTAVEEPTRYSVVDSNQIYSGEIQVGITFTAKVGAEDGDDFGGWRESNPDFLT, encoded by the exons ATGGTTACCGGAGTAATGGAGGTAACACTTGTGAAAGCCCGAGGTCTTAAAAACACACACTTCATCTTTG GTGGTAAGATTGACCCGTATGTTGTGATTCGTTACAATAATCAGGAGCACAGGAGCTCTGTGGCAAAAG GGCAGGGAAGTACACCAGTTTGGAACGAAAAAATTGCGTTCAGGGTAGAGTATCCTGGGGCTGGACCAGATGATGAACACAAGCTCCTTCTCAGTATCATGGACAAGGACACTGTCTCTGCTGATGATTTCCTCGGCCAGTCCAC AATATACTTGAAAGACCTCTTTGAGTTAGGAGTGGAGAAAGGGACTGCTGTAGAGGAGCCTACCAGGTACAGCGTTGTTGATAGCAACCAAATTTACAGTGGGGAGATTCAAGTAGGCATCACCTTCACTGCAAAG GTTGGAGCGGAGGATGGTGACGACTTTGGAGGATGGAGGGAGAGTAATCCTGATTTCTTAACTTGA
- the LOC141677146 gene encoding AP3-complex subunit beta-A isoform X3, with translation MFHQFGATADSLSKASTIMFRIGTDAHLYDDPDDVSIPPLLDSKFDTEKCEALKRLLALIAQGFDVSNYFPQVVKNVASQSLEVKKLVYLYLLHYAEKRPNEALLSINYFQKDLGDPNPLVRAWALRTMAGIRLHDVAPIVVVAVGKCARDPSVYVRKCAANALPKLHDLRLEENAGGIEEIIGILLNDNSPSVVGAAAAAFASVCPNNLNLIGRYYKKLCETLPDVEEWGQIVLIEILLRYVIARHGLVRESIMACPFSKYCNSERDGLDADLVVKEDTNVVGSGEYQSKLLEIASKSYLEGSEKYLSYISYEDKGTFQSGFPKFTSAKNDDVKILLQCTSPLLWSQNSAVILAAAGLHWIMAPKEDLRRIVKPLLFILRSSGASAYVVLCNIQVFAKAMPSLFVSYSEDFFICSSDTYQIKALKLEILSNIATESSISVIFQEFQDYVRDSDRRFAADTVAAIGLCAQRLPNVANTCLEGLLALARPSSTIAESLNIETDSPGGDSIVLIQAIISIRSIIKLDPPRHEKVIVHLMRALDSIKVPTARAMIINMIGEYNSSGQLLPKMLTTVLKYLACCFPKEALETKLQILYAAVKVVLCAKGDDLCTLRKLLSYVLELAKCDRNYDVRDRARVMKKLLSQYICSFELVEEAQCVSDIENMSCLLAERFFLEKPKSMSTEPNNYRFYLPGSLSQIVLHAAPGYNPLPEPCSLTIDDSSYGSNIMKGGIPSDSYGVDDSERASGSSSDNSNSSDGSQVSEAGSSGSDVGDESGSASEGDENTGLLINFSDVGNTAYAQHNGNSQVTDSQSRPNDFGELMSNRALESWLDESPDSSQNAPETSSFQNSSARISIGAISGKVKPKSYALLDTVNGSGLRVDYVFSSEVSSKPSFVCLEVSFKNCSTEPKDKILLFDENTEGSQNNSEQASRKNERCTFIDHVKELKDDKGEISLVKDKFLVVCETLGLKMLSNANLSLVSVDMPVTTNHDDVSGLCSRFTCELLSNAMPCLITVTLEGHCSEPLSATVKVNCEETVFGLNLLNRIVSFLAEPPPLSS, from the exons ATGTTTCATCAATTCGGCGCAACAGCAGACTCACTGAGCAAAGCATCCACCATAATGTTTCGTATCGGCACCGATGCTCATCTCTACGACGATCCTGATGACGTCAGCATCCCTCCTCTTCTGGACAGTAAATTCGATACTGAGAAATGCGAAGCTCTCAAACGCCTTCTCGCTCTCATCGCACAGGGCTTCGATGTCTCTAATTACTTCCCTCAG GTTGTTAAAAATGTGGCGTCTCAATCATTGGAGGTGAAGAAGCTGGTTTACTTGTATCTGCTGCATTATGCTGAAAA GCGTCCGAATGAAGCTTTGCTATCAATCAATTATTTCCAGAAAGACTTGGGGGATCCAAATCCGTTGGTGCGAGCATGGGCACTTCGTACTATGGCAGGAATACGTCTACATGATGTTGCACCTATTGTCGTTGTTGCTGTGGGAAAATGTGCAAGAGACCCATCGGTGTATGTTAGGAAATGTGCTGCTAATGCTCTTCCCAAGTTGCATGATTTGCGCTTGGAGGAGAACGCTGGGGGAATTGAGGAG ATAATTGGTATCTTGCTGAATGATAACTCTCCTTCCGTTGTTGGAGCTGCAGCAGCAGCATTTGCTTCTGTCTGTCCAAACAATTTGAATTTAATTGGTAGATATTATAAAAAGTTATGCGAGACACTTCCTGATGTTGAGGAGTGGGGTCAGATTGTCTTAATCGAGATTCTTTTACGCTATGTAATTGCTAGGCACGGGCTTGTGAGAGAATCTATTATGGCATGTCCTTTCTCTAAATACTGTAATTCTGAAAGGGATGGTCTTGATGCAGATTTAGTAGTTAAGGAAGATACTAATGTTGTTGGCAGTGGGGAATATCAGTCTAAATTATTAGAGATAGCTTCCAAGAGTTACCTTGAAGGATCAGAAAAATATCTGTCTTACATAAGTTATGAAGATAAGGGCACATTTCAATCAGGATTTCCAAAATTTACATCTGCCAAAAATGACGACGTAAAGATCCTGCTTCAGTGTACTTCGCCATTGTTATGGAGTCAAAATAGTGCAGTGATACTTGCTGCTGCTGGGCTACACTGGATAATGGCACCGAAAGAGGATCTCAGAAGAATTGTCAAACCGCTCTTATTTATCTTGAGATCGTCTGGTGCTTCGGCATATGTG GTGCTCTGCAATATTCAAGTGTTTGCTAAAGCGATGCCTTCTCTCTTTGTTTCATACAGTGAAGATTTCTTTATATGTTCCTCGGATACATATCAAATAAAGGCCCTGAAACTTGAGATACTGTCTAACATTGCCACAGAGTCTTCTATCTCGGTTATATTCCAAGAGTTTCAG GATTATGTTAGAGATTCAGATAGAAGATTTGCAGCAGATACTGTAGCTGCAATAGGTTTGTGTGCACAAAGGCTTCCAAACGTAGCTAACACCTGTTTGGAAGGGTTATTAGCTTTGGCTAGACCCA GCTCAACTATTGCAGAATCTTTGAATATTGAGACGGACTCTCCTGGCGGAGATTCAATTGTTTTAATCCAGGCAATCATATCGATCAGATCAATCATAAAACTAGATCCACCAAGGCATGAGAAG GTAATTGTTCATCTAATGCGAGCTTTGGATTCAATCAAAGTACCAACAGCCAGGGCCATGATTATAAATATGATTGGAGAGTACAACTCCTCTGGTCAACTTCTTCCGAAGATGTTGACTACAGTACTTAAGTATCTCGCTTGCTGCTTTCCTAAAGAAGCACTTGAAACTAAGCTCCAGATTCTATATGCCGCTGTCAAG GTCGTATTATGTGCAAAAGGGGATGATCTATGTACTCTCAGAAAACTCTTAAGCTATGTGCTTGAACTTGCCAAATGTGATAGAAATTATGATGTCCGTGACCGGGCTCGTGTTATGAAAAAACTTCTTTCACAGTACATATGTTCTTTTGAACTGGTGGAAGAAGCACAATGTGTATCAGATATAGAAAACATGTCTTGTCTACTAGCAGAACGATTTTTTCTGGAAAAACCTAAATCAATGTCAACTGAACCCAATAACTATCGGTTTTATCTTCCCGGATCGCTTTCTCAGATAGTTCTCCATGCGGCTCCAGGGTATAATCCTTTACCGGAGCCATGTAGTCTAACCATTGACGACAGTAGTTATGGTTCAAATATCATGAAGGGAGGCATTCCCAGTGATTCATATGGAGTGGATGATTCTGAAAGAGCATCAGGTTCTTCGAGTGATAATAGTAACTCTAGTGATGGTTCTCAAGTTTCCGAAGCTGGCTCAAGTGGCAGTGATGTTGGTGACGAGAGTGGGTCTGCCAGTGAGGGTGACGAGAACACTGGGTTATTAATAAATTTTTCAGATGTTGGTAATACTGCCTATGCACAGCATAATGGAAATTCACAGGTGACTGATTCTCAATCCAGACCTAATGATTTTGGTGAGCTCATGTCGAACAGAGCTCTTGAATCTTGGTTAGATGAAAGCCCCGATTCGAGTCAGAATGCTCCTGAGACGAGTAGTTTCCAGAATTCATCAGCCAGAATATCAATAGGGGCAATCTCTGGAAAGGTAAAACCAAAATCGTATGCACTCTTGGATACTGTAAATGGAAGTGGCTTGAGGGTGGATTATGTATTTTCATCTGAAGTGTCAAGCAAACCCAGTTTTGTATGTTTGGAAGTATCCTTCAAAAATTGTTCCACCGAACCTAAAGATAAAATTTTGCTGTTTGATGAGAATACTGAAGGGAGTCAAAATAACTCGGAGCAAGCATCGAGGAAAAACGAGAG GTGTACCTTCATAGATCATGTAAAGGAACTGAAAGATGACAAGGGTGAAATCTCTCTGGTAAAAGACAAGTTTCTTGTTGTATGTGAAACCCTGGGATTAAAGATGCTCAGTAATGCAAATCTCTCTCTCGTTTCGGTGGACATGCCTGTTACCACAAACCATGATGATGTATCAGGTTTGTGCTCGCGGTTCACTTGTGAGCTTCTGAGCAACGCAATGCCTTGTTTGATCACCGTTACCCTTGAAGGTCATTGCTCGGAACCACTTAGTGCTACTGTTAAAGTCAACTGTGAAGAAACTGTATTTGGATTGAATCTGTTAAATAGAATAGTTAGTTTCTTAGCTGAGCCCCCCCCTCTGAGTTCCTAA
- the LOC141677146 gene encoding AP3-complex subunit beta-A isoform X2 produces MFHQFGATADSLSKASTIMFRIGTDAHLYDDPDDVSIPPLLDSKFDTEKCEALKRLLALIAQGFDVSNYFPQVVKNVASQSLEVKKLVYLYLLHYAEKRPNEALLSINYFQKDLGDPNPLVRAWALRTMAGIRLHDVAPIVVVAVGKCARDPSVYVRKCAANALPKLHDLRLEENAGGIEEIIGILLNDNSPSVVGAAAAAFASVCPNNLNLIGRYYKKLCETLPDVEEWGQIVLIEILLRYVIARHGLVRESIMACPFSKYCNSERDGLDADLVVKEDTNVVGSGEYQSKLLEIASKSYLEGSEKYLSYISYEDKGTFQSGFPKFTSAKNDDVKILLQCTSPLLWSQNSAVILAAAGLHWIMAPKEDLRRIVKPLLFILRSSGASAYVVLCNIQVFAKAMPSLFVSYSEDFFICSSDTYQIKALKLEILSNIATESSISVIFQEFQDYVRDSDRRFAADTVAAIGLCAQRLPNVANTCLEGLLALARPKSLNIETDSPGGDSIVLIQAIISIRSIIKLDPPRHEKVIVHLMRALDSIKVPTARAMIINMIGEYNSSGQLLPKMLTTVLKYLACCFPKEALETKLQILYAAVKVVLCAKGDDLCTLRKLLSYVLELAKCDRNYDVRDRARVMKKLLSQYICSFELVEEAQCVSDIENMSCLLAERFFLEKPKSMSTEPNNYRFYLPGSLSQIVLHAAPGYNPLPEPCSLTIDDSSYGSNIMKGGIPSDSYGVDDSERASGSSSDNSNSSDGSQVSEAGSSGSDVGDESGSASEGDENTGLLINFSDVGNTAYAQHNGNSQVTDSQSRPNDFGELMSNRALESWLDESPDSSQNAPETSSFQNSSARISIGAISGKVKPKSYALLDTVNGSGLRVDYVFSSEVSSKPSFVCLEVSFKNCSTEPKDKILLFDENTEGSQNNSEQASRKNESGDVKTLVPMEEIPYLEPGQSTTKIMEVHFHHHLLPIKLVLRCSGLKLPVKLWPDIGYFVKPLPMDDKEFFMKESQLRGMFEYNRRCTFIDHVKELKDDKGEISLVKDKFLVVCETLGLKMLSNANLSLVSVDMPVTTNHDDVSGLCSRFTCELLSNAMPCLITVTLEGHCSEPLSATVKVNCEETVFGLNLLNRIVSFLAEPPPLSS; encoded by the exons ATGTTTCATCAATTCGGCGCAACAGCAGACTCACTGAGCAAAGCATCCACCATAATGTTTCGTATCGGCACCGATGCTCATCTCTACGACGATCCTGATGACGTCAGCATCCCTCCTCTTCTGGACAGTAAATTCGATACTGAGAAATGCGAAGCTCTCAAACGCCTTCTCGCTCTCATCGCACAGGGCTTCGATGTCTCTAATTACTTCCCTCAG GTTGTTAAAAATGTGGCGTCTCAATCATTGGAGGTGAAGAAGCTGGTTTACTTGTATCTGCTGCATTATGCTGAAAA GCGTCCGAATGAAGCTTTGCTATCAATCAATTATTTCCAGAAAGACTTGGGGGATCCAAATCCGTTGGTGCGAGCATGGGCACTTCGTACTATGGCAGGAATACGTCTACATGATGTTGCACCTATTGTCGTTGTTGCTGTGGGAAAATGTGCAAGAGACCCATCGGTGTATGTTAGGAAATGTGCTGCTAATGCTCTTCCCAAGTTGCATGATTTGCGCTTGGAGGAGAACGCTGGGGGAATTGAGGAG ATAATTGGTATCTTGCTGAATGATAACTCTCCTTCCGTTGTTGGAGCTGCAGCAGCAGCATTTGCTTCTGTCTGTCCAAACAATTTGAATTTAATTGGTAGATATTATAAAAAGTTATGCGAGACACTTCCTGATGTTGAGGAGTGGGGTCAGATTGTCTTAATCGAGATTCTTTTACGCTATGTAATTGCTAGGCACGGGCTTGTGAGAGAATCTATTATGGCATGTCCTTTCTCTAAATACTGTAATTCTGAAAGGGATGGTCTTGATGCAGATTTAGTAGTTAAGGAAGATACTAATGTTGTTGGCAGTGGGGAATATCAGTCTAAATTATTAGAGATAGCTTCCAAGAGTTACCTTGAAGGATCAGAAAAATATCTGTCTTACATAAGTTATGAAGATAAGGGCACATTTCAATCAGGATTTCCAAAATTTACATCTGCCAAAAATGACGACGTAAAGATCCTGCTTCAGTGTACTTCGCCATTGTTATGGAGTCAAAATAGTGCAGTGATACTTGCTGCTGCTGGGCTACACTGGATAATGGCACCGAAAGAGGATCTCAGAAGAATTGTCAAACCGCTCTTATTTATCTTGAGATCGTCTGGTGCTTCGGCATATGTG GTGCTCTGCAATATTCAAGTGTTTGCTAAAGCGATGCCTTCTCTCTTTGTTTCATACAGTGAAGATTTCTTTATATGTTCCTCGGATACATATCAAATAAAGGCCCTGAAACTTGAGATACTGTCTAACATTGCCACAGAGTCTTCTATCTCGGTTATATTCCAAGAGTTTCAG GATTATGTTAGAGATTCAGATAGAAGATTTGCAGCAGATACTGTAGCTGCAATAGGTTTGTGTGCACAAAGGCTTCCAAACGTAGCTAACACCTGTTTGGAAGGGTTATTAGCTTTGGCTAGACCCA AATCTTTGAATATTGAGACGGACTCTCCTGGCGGAGATTCAATTGTTTTAATCCAGGCAATCATATCGATCAGATCAATCATAAAACTAGATCCACCAAGGCATGAGAAG GTAATTGTTCATCTAATGCGAGCTTTGGATTCAATCAAAGTACCAACAGCCAGGGCCATGATTATAAATATGATTGGAGAGTACAACTCCTCTGGTCAACTTCTTCCGAAGATGTTGACTACAGTACTTAAGTATCTCGCTTGCTGCTTTCCTAAAGAAGCACTTGAAACTAAGCTCCAGATTCTATATGCCGCTGTCAAG GTCGTATTATGTGCAAAAGGGGATGATCTATGTACTCTCAGAAAACTCTTAAGCTATGTGCTTGAACTTGCCAAATGTGATAGAAATTATGATGTCCGTGACCGGGCTCGTGTTATGAAAAAACTTCTTTCACAGTACATATGTTCTTTTGAACTGGTGGAAGAAGCACAATGTGTATCAGATATAGAAAACATGTCTTGTCTACTAGCAGAACGATTTTTTCTGGAAAAACCTAAATCAATGTCAACTGAACCCAATAACTATCGGTTTTATCTTCCCGGATCGCTTTCTCAGATAGTTCTCCATGCGGCTCCAGGGTATAATCCTTTACCGGAGCCATGTAGTCTAACCATTGACGACAGTAGTTATGGTTCAAATATCATGAAGGGAGGCATTCCCAGTGATTCATATGGAGTGGATGATTCTGAAAGAGCATCAGGTTCTTCGAGTGATAATAGTAACTCTAGTGATGGTTCTCAAGTTTCCGAAGCTGGCTCAAGTGGCAGTGATGTTGGTGACGAGAGTGGGTCTGCCAGTGAGGGTGACGAGAACACTGGGTTATTAATAAATTTTTCAGATGTTGGTAATACTGCCTATGCACAGCATAATGGAAATTCACAGGTGACTGATTCTCAATCCAGACCTAATGATTTTGGTGAGCTCATGTCGAACAGAGCTCTTGAATCTTGGTTAGATGAAAGCCCCGATTCGAGTCAGAATGCTCCTGAGACGAGTAGTTTCCAGAATTCATCAGCCAGAATATCAATAGGGGCAATCTCTGGAAAGGTAAAACCAAAATCGTATGCACTCTTGGATACTGTAAATGGAAGTGGCTTGAGGGTGGATTATGTATTTTCATCTGAAGTGTCAAGCAAACCCAGTTTTGTATGTTTGGAAGTATCCTTCAAAAATTGTTCCACCGAACCTAAAGATAAAATTTTGCTGTTTGATGAGAATACTGAAGGGAGTCAAAATAACTCGGAGCAAGCATCGAGGAAAAACGAGAG CGGTGATGTGAAAACTTTAGTTCCAATGGAAGAAATCCCTTACCTAGAACCTGGTCAGAGTACAACGAAAATCATGGAGGTTCATTTCCATCATCATCTCTTGCCTATAAAGCTAGTTCTACGATGCAGTGGATTGAAGCTTCCTGTTAAGTTGTGGCCTGACATTGGATACTTTGTAAAACCTCTTCCAATGGACGATAAAGAATTCTTTATGAAGGAATCTCAACTCCGTGGGATGTTTGAATACAATAGGAG GTGTACCTTCATAGATCATGTAAAGGAACTGAAAGATGACAAGGGTGAAATCTCTCTGGTAAAAGACAAGTTTCTTGTTGTATGTGAAACCCTGGGATTAAAGATGCTCAGTAATGCAAATCTCTCTCTCGTTTCGGTGGACATGCCTGTTACCACAAACCATGATGATGTATCAGGTTTGTGCTCGCGGTTCACTTGTGAGCTTCTGAGCAACGCAATGCCTTGTTTGATCACCGTTACCCTTGAAGGTCATTGCTCGGAACCACTTAGTGCTACTGTTAAAGTCAACTGTGAAGAAACTGTATTTGGATTGAATCTGTTAAATAGAATAGTTAGTTTCTTAGCTGAGCCCCCCCCTCTGAGTTCCTAA
- the LOC141677146 gene encoding AP3-complex subunit beta-A isoform X1: protein MFHQFGATADSLSKASTIMFRIGTDAHLYDDPDDVSIPPLLDSKFDTEKCEALKRLLALIAQGFDVSNYFPQVVKNVASQSLEVKKLVYLYLLHYAEKRPNEALLSINYFQKDLGDPNPLVRAWALRTMAGIRLHDVAPIVVVAVGKCARDPSVYVRKCAANALPKLHDLRLEENAGGIEEIIGILLNDNSPSVVGAAAAAFASVCPNNLNLIGRYYKKLCETLPDVEEWGQIVLIEILLRYVIARHGLVRESIMACPFSKYCNSERDGLDADLVVKEDTNVVGSGEYQSKLLEIASKSYLEGSEKYLSYISYEDKGTFQSGFPKFTSAKNDDVKILLQCTSPLLWSQNSAVILAAAGLHWIMAPKEDLRRIVKPLLFILRSSGASAYVVLCNIQVFAKAMPSLFVSYSEDFFICSSDTYQIKALKLEILSNIATESSISVIFQEFQDYVRDSDRRFAADTVAAIGLCAQRLPNVANTCLEGLLALARPSSTIAESLNIETDSPGGDSIVLIQAIISIRSIIKLDPPRHEKVIVHLMRALDSIKVPTARAMIINMIGEYNSSGQLLPKMLTTVLKYLACCFPKEALETKLQILYAAVKVVLCAKGDDLCTLRKLLSYVLELAKCDRNYDVRDRARVMKKLLSQYICSFELVEEAQCVSDIENMSCLLAERFFLEKPKSMSTEPNNYRFYLPGSLSQIVLHAAPGYNPLPEPCSLTIDDSSYGSNIMKGGIPSDSYGVDDSERASGSSSDNSNSSDGSQVSEAGSSGSDVGDESGSASEGDENTGLLINFSDVGNTAYAQHNGNSQVTDSQSRPNDFGELMSNRALESWLDESPDSSQNAPETSSFQNSSARISIGAISGKVKPKSYALLDTVNGSGLRVDYVFSSEVSSKPSFVCLEVSFKNCSTEPKDKILLFDENTEGSQNNSEQASRKNESGDVKTLVPMEEIPYLEPGQSTTKIMEVHFHHHLLPIKLVLRCSGLKLPVKLWPDIGYFVKPLPMDDKEFFMKESQLRGMFEYNRRCTFIDHVKELKDDKGEISLVKDKFLVVCETLGLKMLSNANLSLVSVDMPVTTNHDDVSGLCSRFTCELLSNAMPCLITVTLEGHCSEPLSATVKVNCEETVFGLNLLNRIVSFLAEPPPLSS, encoded by the exons ATGTTTCATCAATTCGGCGCAACAGCAGACTCACTGAGCAAAGCATCCACCATAATGTTTCGTATCGGCACCGATGCTCATCTCTACGACGATCCTGATGACGTCAGCATCCCTCCTCTTCTGGACAGTAAATTCGATACTGAGAAATGCGAAGCTCTCAAACGCCTTCTCGCTCTCATCGCACAGGGCTTCGATGTCTCTAATTACTTCCCTCAG GTTGTTAAAAATGTGGCGTCTCAATCATTGGAGGTGAAGAAGCTGGTTTACTTGTATCTGCTGCATTATGCTGAAAA GCGTCCGAATGAAGCTTTGCTATCAATCAATTATTTCCAGAAAGACTTGGGGGATCCAAATCCGTTGGTGCGAGCATGGGCACTTCGTACTATGGCAGGAATACGTCTACATGATGTTGCACCTATTGTCGTTGTTGCTGTGGGAAAATGTGCAAGAGACCCATCGGTGTATGTTAGGAAATGTGCTGCTAATGCTCTTCCCAAGTTGCATGATTTGCGCTTGGAGGAGAACGCTGGGGGAATTGAGGAG ATAATTGGTATCTTGCTGAATGATAACTCTCCTTCCGTTGTTGGAGCTGCAGCAGCAGCATTTGCTTCTGTCTGTCCAAACAATTTGAATTTAATTGGTAGATATTATAAAAAGTTATGCGAGACACTTCCTGATGTTGAGGAGTGGGGTCAGATTGTCTTAATCGAGATTCTTTTACGCTATGTAATTGCTAGGCACGGGCTTGTGAGAGAATCTATTATGGCATGTCCTTTCTCTAAATACTGTAATTCTGAAAGGGATGGTCTTGATGCAGATTTAGTAGTTAAGGAAGATACTAATGTTGTTGGCAGTGGGGAATATCAGTCTAAATTATTAGAGATAGCTTCCAAGAGTTACCTTGAAGGATCAGAAAAATATCTGTCTTACATAAGTTATGAAGATAAGGGCACATTTCAATCAGGATTTCCAAAATTTACATCTGCCAAAAATGACGACGTAAAGATCCTGCTTCAGTGTACTTCGCCATTGTTATGGAGTCAAAATAGTGCAGTGATACTTGCTGCTGCTGGGCTACACTGGATAATGGCACCGAAAGAGGATCTCAGAAGAATTGTCAAACCGCTCTTATTTATCTTGAGATCGTCTGGTGCTTCGGCATATGTG GTGCTCTGCAATATTCAAGTGTTTGCTAAAGCGATGCCTTCTCTCTTTGTTTCATACAGTGAAGATTTCTTTATATGTTCCTCGGATACATATCAAATAAAGGCCCTGAAACTTGAGATACTGTCTAACATTGCCACAGAGTCTTCTATCTCGGTTATATTCCAAGAGTTTCAG GATTATGTTAGAGATTCAGATAGAAGATTTGCAGCAGATACTGTAGCTGCAATAGGTTTGTGTGCACAAAGGCTTCCAAACGTAGCTAACACCTGTTTGGAAGGGTTATTAGCTTTGGCTAGACCCA GCTCAACTATTGCAGAATCTTTGAATATTGAGACGGACTCTCCTGGCGGAGATTCAATTGTTTTAATCCAGGCAATCATATCGATCAGATCAATCATAAAACTAGATCCACCAAGGCATGAGAAG GTAATTGTTCATCTAATGCGAGCTTTGGATTCAATCAAAGTACCAACAGCCAGGGCCATGATTATAAATATGATTGGAGAGTACAACTCCTCTGGTCAACTTCTTCCGAAGATGTTGACTACAGTACTTAAGTATCTCGCTTGCTGCTTTCCTAAAGAAGCACTTGAAACTAAGCTCCAGATTCTATATGCCGCTGTCAAG GTCGTATTATGTGCAAAAGGGGATGATCTATGTACTCTCAGAAAACTCTTAAGCTATGTGCTTGAACTTGCCAAATGTGATAGAAATTATGATGTCCGTGACCGGGCTCGTGTTATGAAAAAACTTCTTTCACAGTACATATGTTCTTTTGAACTGGTGGAAGAAGCACAATGTGTATCAGATATAGAAAACATGTCTTGTCTACTAGCAGAACGATTTTTTCTGGAAAAACCTAAATCAATGTCAACTGAACCCAATAACTATCGGTTTTATCTTCCCGGATCGCTTTCTCAGATAGTTCTCCATGCGGCTCCAGGGTATAATCCTTTACCGGAGCCATGTAGTCTAACCATTGACGACAGTAGTTATGGTTCAAATATCATGAAGGGAGGCATTCCCAGTGATTCATATGGAGTGGATGATTCTGAAAGAGCATCAGGTTCTTCGAGTGATAATAGTAACTCTAGTGATGGTTCTCAAGTTTCCGAAGCTGGCTCAAGTGGCAGTGATGTTGGTGACGAGAGTGGGTCTGCCAGTGAGGGTGACGAGAACACTGGGTTATTAATAAATTTTTCAGATGTTGGTAATACTGCCTATGCACAGCATAATGGAAATTCACAGGTGACTGATTCTCAATCCAGACCTAATGATTTTGGTGAGCTCATGTCGAACAGAGCTCTTGAATCTTGGTTAGATGAAAGCCCCGATTCGAGTCAGAATGCTCCTGAGACGAGTAGTTTCCAGAATTCATCAGCCAGAATATCAATAGGGGCAATCTCTGGAAAGGTAAAACCAAAATCGTATGCACTCTTGGATACTGTAAATGGAAGTGGCTTGAGGGTGGATTATGTATTTTCATCTGAAGTGTCAAGCAAACCCAGTTTTGTATGTTTGGAAGTATCCTTCAAAAATTGTTCCACCGAACCTAAAGATAAAATTTTGCTGTTTGATGAGAATACTGAAGGGAGTCAAAATAACTCGGAGCAAGCATCGAGGAAAAACGAGAG CGGTGATGTGAAAACTTTAGTTCCAATGGAAGAAATCCCTTACCTAGAACCTGGTCAGAGTACAACGAAAATCATGGAGGTTCATTTCCATCATCATCTCTTGCCTATAAAGCTAGTTCTACGATGCAGTGGATTGAAGCTTCCTGTTAAGTTGTGGCCTGACATTGGATACTTTGTAAAACCTCTTCCAATGGACGATAAAGAATTCTTTATGAAGGAATCTCAACTCCGTGGGATGTTTGAATACAATAGGAG GTGTACCTTCATAGATCATGTAAAGGAACTGAAAGATGACAAGGGTGAAATCTCTCTGGTAAAAGACAAGTTTCTTGTTGTATGTGAAACCCTGGGATTAAAGATGCTCAGTAATGCAAATCTCTCTCTCGTTTCGGTGGACATGCCTGTTACCACAAACCATGATGATGTATCAGGTTTGTGCTCGCGGTTCACTTGTGAGCTTCTGAGCAACGCAATGCCTTGTTTGATCACCGTTACCCTTGAAGGTCATTGCTCGGAACCACTTAGTGCTACTGTTAAAGTCAACTGTGAAGAAACTGTATTTGGATTGAATCTGTTAAATAGAATAGTTAGTTTCTTAGCTGAGCCCCCCCCTCTGAGTTCCTAA